A genomic segment from Segniliparus rotundus DSM 44985 encodes:
- a CDS encoding regulatory protein RecX: MIREAVPDGGARRSQQARDVCLRQLTVRARSRAELDRKLVEKGFEQEVRAEVLDRLAEVGLINDRQFAENFVKSKHEGNGKTGVALAHAMRQRGLAETDVEAALEQITPEQQEAKARELVQKKLRGAVDPRDQRLVVRLVGMLARRGYGSGLALRVVRSELQVFAAE, from the coding sequence TTGATCCGCGAGGCTGTCCCGGACGGCGGGGCTCGGCGAAGCCAACAGGCCCGCGATGTGTGCCTGCGCCAGCTGACCGTCCGGGCTCGCAGCCGCGCCGAGCTTGACCGAAAACTTGTCGAGAAAGGTTTCGAACAAGAGGTCCGGGCCGAGGTTCTGGACCGATTGGCCGAGGTCGGCCTCATCAACGACCGGCAGTTCGCCGAGAACTTCGTGAAAAGCAAGCACGAGGGCAACGGGAAGACAGGTGTCGCGTTGGCGCACGCGATGCGTCAACGCGGGCTCGCCGAAACCGATGTGGAGGCTGCTCTCGAGCAGATAACCCCAGAGCAGCAGGAAGCCAAAGCTCGAGAGCTGGTACAGAAGAAACTGCGCGGCGCCGTCGACCCTCGTGATCAACGGCTCGTCGTCCGCTTGGTCGGCATGCTCGCCCGACGGGGCTACGGCTCCGGTCTCGCCCTTCGAGTGGTCCGCTCGGAACTCCAGGTTTTCGCGGCGGAATAG
- a CDS encoding DUF3046 domain-containing protein, with translation MRLREFHARVQEEFGTQFGESLLRDHVLLVFGCTALAAIERGTDPKRVWQALCKDFDVPKPRW, from the coding sequence ATGCGCCTGAGGGAGTTCCACGCGAGGGTCCAAGAAGAGTTCGGGACGCAGTTCGGCGAAAGTTTGCTCCGCGACCATGTGCTGCTGGTCTTCGGCTGCACCGCGCTCGCGGCCATCGAGCGGGGCACAGATCCAAAACGTGTCTGGCAGGCGCTTTGCAAGGATTTCGACGTCCCCAAGCCTCGTTGGTAG
- the recA gene encoding recombinase RecA, with protein sequence MAQALDRNKALELALSQIDKSFGKGSVMRLGDQASQPIAVIPTGSIALDVALGIGGLPKGRVIEIYGPESSGKTTVALHAVANAQAAGGVAAFIDAEHALDPEYAKKLGVDTENLLVSQPDTGEQALEIADMLIRSGALDIIVIDSVAALVPKAEIEGEMGDSHVGLQARLMSQALRKMTGALNNSGTTAIFINQLREKIGVMFGPTETTTGGKALKFYASVRLDVRRIETLKDGTEAVANRTRVKIVKNKVAPPFKQAEFDIIYGAGISREGSIIDLGVEHGLIRKSGAWYTYGDEQLGQGKENARKFLIANPDKAEEIEMLLRDKLQIGVQVSEDDLAPVPVDF encoded by the coding sequence ATGGCGCAAGCATTGGATAGGAACAAGGCGCTCGAACTTGCTTTGTCCCAGATAGACAAGAGTTTCGGCAAAGGCTCGGTGATGCGTCTCGGCGACCAGGCCAGCCAGCCCATCGCCGTGATCCCGACCGGGTCCATCGCATTGGACGTCGCGCTCGGCATCGGCGGCCTGCCCAAGGGCAGGGTCATCGAGATTTACGGACCAGAGTCCTCCGGCAAGACGACGGTCGCCTTGCACGCCGTCGCCAACGCGCAGGCGGCGGGCGGCGTGGCCGCGTTCATCGACGCGGAGCACGCCCTCGACCCCGAGTACGCCAAAAAGCTCGGCGTGGACACCGAGAACCTGCTGGTGTCGCAGCCGGACACCGGCGAGCAGGCGCTGGAGATCGCCGACATGCTGATCCGCTCGGGAGCGCTCGACATCATCGTCATCGACTCGGTGGCGGCCCTCGTGCCGAAGGCCGAGATCGAAGGCGAGATGGGCGACAGCCACGTCGGTCTTCAGGCCCGGCTCATGAGCCAGGCGCTGCGGAAGATGACGGGCGCGTTGAACAATTCTGGGACGACGGCCATCTTCATCAACCAGCTGCGCGAGAAGATCGGCGTGATGTTCGGCCCGACCGAGACCACCACCGGCGGCAAGGCGCTCAAATTTTACGCTTCGGTGCGGTTGGACGTGCGCCGGATCGAGACGCTGAAAGACGGCACCGAAGCGGTTGCCAACCGCACTCGCGTCAAGATCGTCAAAAACAAGGTCGCGCCGCCGTTCAAGCAGGCCGAGTTCGACATCATCTACGGTGCGGGCATCAGCCGCGAGGGGTCGATCATCGACCTCGGTGTGGAGCACGGCCTGATCCGCAAGTCTGGAGCCTGGTACACCTACGGCGACGAGCAGCTCGGGCAGGGCAAGGAGAACGCCCGCAAGTTCTTGATCGCCAACCCGGACAAGGCGGAAGAGATCGAGATGTTGTTGCGTGACAAACTGCAGATCGGCGTGCAGGTGAGCGAAGACGACCTGGCCCCTGTCCCCGTTGACTTCTGA